ATTGAACATCTTTATGAACAGGTCAGCATTTTCCATTCTTATTATCTCGTTCTCTTCATATTATCTCTCAACTCTCAACGGTTATTGCAATTCCTTTGTAATTCTCTCATAATGAAATTAAGTTGAGCACTATTCTTGTTTCTTATAAGTACTAAACTACCTATTTGTGTTCTTTTCTTAACTTACTAATTAGGCCGTTGAAGCTACGAAGAATGTCGAGCTTGGTAATAAAGAACTTACCCAAGCAATTCAGCGGAATAGCAGCAGCAGAACCTTCCTTCTGCTTTTTCTATTTGTGCTcactttttcaattctctttcTTGATTGGTACAGTTGAGGGATCGGTTGTTGTATCACATTTATGTTATACGTTCatatagaaggaaaaaaatgcgGAAATCACTGATGGAATTTAGACAACATTTTTGTTACtgcaaattttttctttcatatacaGATTCAAATAGTTACAATGTAAGTGAATTCCTAGGTAaatgtcttctttttctttttggggatCGTATAACAAtcttccatgaagaaactaaTCTACTCGAAGACTGGCTTTTCATTTGCCAGTTAATACAGGAGCGAACCATCTGCCACTTCAATTTCTCGAAATTCCCTGCATTCACTTGTAGTTGCTGAAGTGTGAGGTTTTCCTGACCAAGTGTACCAAACCATTGTCTTTCCGTGTATGACTTTTTTCAGCCTCAAGACTTGCTTCCCTTCTTCGAGCTATGCCTCTCATCATCAGACTTGTGGCAGATGCAACCAGGATACGGATTGGCATAGAAGTTTTCCTCCAGTTTTGAAGATTTCCCGGGGCGTCTGGGATATGGTAATCCCATTCTCTCTTTATGTAATTCTTTAACTTTAGAAGAAAACACTTCCCAGCTTAACTCACCACTGTCCAATTGGTCTATCAAATTCACAAAGCTTGTCCTGAAAATAGATGATATCGTCAGATTGCTACAAAAGCGCTtttctaattcattttttcttttagttttcattggGTTGAAATTATTGCACCCTGTAGACTTATATTCTCTAGCTGTCACATTCCTTTTAAGAACTTGAGACCAAGTTACTTTTGGACTTTTGCTTTGGCGACCATACCCATTGTAAGAGATCTCACGAAAGTACTAGTAAAGGAGTACTGGCTCAATTGACAGGATTTAGTTAATTTAGGATTTTAGTATTCTCATTTAGTATTTGTGTCTTCcttattttaactttatttggaTTTAGACTATTGATCTGTCTATCTCTATACCTGTCAGGGCTTATAGTTTTCCGAAACCCTTCAAATCTCCTGTGACCTTGGACAGCTTTAGCCATGTTCCCATCATAGGTGTAAACAAAAACATCACTCTCTACTGCTACAACGTAGTCTAAAGCAGCCAACTGGTTCTGATATTGTTGCATAGGCTGCAATTCCTCTTCGGTTGCCAAAGATGAATGCGTGAAGATATTTGGATACTTATCTTGTAGTGGTGTAATCCCGTCCTTGCTGTAAATCTTGCCAGCAACAATGTAGATATTTGTATCAGAAGGATACCCCATTGCCTCAAGAAAGACAGCTACCTCTCTTGGTGTCATGGGACATTCCCCTAGTAGTCTTTGCTGGGTAGCATTTATGTCTTTAACCTTCCAGTGTCTTACGTGAAACCTTAGGTCCATCAgctcttcatcttcctcttcaGTAAGGTTGTGACTGCAGCCTGTGAACGCCAACATGTCCTTTTCATATCtacaatcaaatatatttgctATCAGGAACATATTGAACTTTCGGGATTCTCCGTCTCGGTAGCTGCAGCCAACTTGTGTCTTTTTCTTACCTTAAGTGCAAAGCTAAATAAGGTTTTCCATTACTTCTGAGTCTTTCAGCTAGCTTGTTTCCAAGCTGTTCAATATTGTTATTGAACCTTAAAGCTTCATACATTGCTCGACATCGTAGTTTCTGAATCGGTTCTGCGATACCATTGTTGGCTAATCGAGAATCTGTATGGGTCAGGCGGAGAACTTTATGTTGCTTCAACAAGGATGCCATATGTACTCTATAATATCGAGGCTGCATATATCAACACTTTagaatgacattttttttttaaaactgagagggagagagaatgaaagaatCAATGTCACCTTGGACCAAGAAACTGGTGCAGTATCAAAGGGTTGGATACTTGCAAGTTTTGAGGGAAGAGACTCTAATACATGAACTTCATCCCTCAAGACATCAATGAAGTTTTGCCAATTGAAGATATCTTTAAAATCACTGTGGAAAATGACattcttataattaaataactcaaaatagtttttatctTTGATTATAAGTAACTCTAAAAAGCTAACGAAAACTACCTCGGATCGGTCCAAAAGGATTTGTGATCCAAAGAAGGAAGAACAAGAGTTGCATTCATGAGTTTTGCTATAGCAACCAAGTCACTTATCTGCATATAGTTATGATTAAGCAAACAAACTAACAATAAAAACTTatacattttgaataaaaaatgaaaacgaaACAGACCCCAGTTTTCATCTGATTCAATCCACCATTGGCTCGAGCGAGAAGGTAGCCCTTTGTTTCGTCATCACTCCCTGTTATTAAcacataacaaatatttaaaatgtgacTATGTCGTAATGAATAtgttcaaataaaatactcaacaataaatttaactaaaagaagaaaaatgagatgACTTCTTTGTCCCTGGATATCTCTACTTACATGGTTCGTTCTTTGTTACATTAATGCATTTGTAATAGTCTTCGCTTTCTGGTTCCTTCCATATCTCTGAAACCTAACTACCATAAACCaatggtaaaattttagaCTACAACAAAAACATTAGGCAACAATTATTGGAAAAGGGCACGACAAAATATTGTAACCTGAAGCTTTGGGTGGATTGTTTTAACAAGATCAGCAGAAACATCCTGTTCTTGGCTCAAAGCATTGTTTGTTTGGTACATAGTCTTTTGAGGAACAACAATGAAATTAGCAGCACGACCTCTAGTTCGATCCTTCCCCATCATAACCCCCATTTCTTCATAAGAATTAAGCAACATGAACTTAACAAACAAAGATATGGTTGAAAAGGCCAAAAGCATCAAGCAGCCAACTGCATAAAATCCTGGCCGCCGCAAGTGTGGATGAACATGACGGCGGAAGGACGTGACATGTTTAACGACGTCGACATCAACACCGCCAAGTTTCTCACCATCCTCGTGATCGAATTCGAGCACCCTTCTTCTCGTCATGAATTGAAAGAGGCTTTCTTAAGGTTGAATCTTCCGTGTGCATGAAATTTGGTTTAGAGGGTGGACATGTCAAAAAATATAGAACCAAAAATATGGTtataaaatggaagagaaaagGATTTGacggtttattttttattttttaattttattcttttctattttaattattattaatttttgaatgGTTGTGGGGAAATTATGGGAACCGAATTTTGAGGAATAACAAAGGCTTTTGAGTTGCTCATTATCATCCCATGTTtccaccattttttttgttcttcaatttcCCTTACGATTTAATTAGTAATTCATTATTATGTACAATTCAACACTTTTGCATTTTGCTAAATGTGATCTCTTCTAATTATGGATATTTAATGGTTGGTAGAATTTTATTTCCTCCTAGCTtgaataaaactaaaataaaaaatcacttgTGCTTTTAATAAGCCAGAttgatcaaaattttggagtcttttgtttgaattgtatatatagaaatataagTTACAAGAACTTGAATCATAATATAACATTTCTTGTCTATCAGTTTGTGATTATAAAGAATGAGTTAAAAACGAgttctataaatttaaattagtttgaaTAATGTTCCTTCGTATTTAAAAGACATATATTGggtggttaaaaaaaaaaaaatagaagatatTCCAACCAATTAATTcaagtaaatatttatgaagaaaaaagaaaaagctgaAGGACAATGTAGTGTATACCTAAGGAAATTAGATGGAGAAACTAGCTACATATTAGGTTAAAAAGTAGACCGATATTTGTGAAATACGTCCTAAACTTTCGTCCACAAAATTTCTagatcatatataatattaggTGGTTATGATTATTTTGTGATTgcttattattgataaaaaaaaatttgtaattattagttgagtatatataaatttaacaagGTGTTAAATAGATTATAAAGGTTGATCCAGGAATACATATTAAACTTTGGAGTTGATGAAGTTAAGGTGGAAGGTTAAAGTATTTTGATAGCATAAAGTAATTGTATACTATCAAATCCTTCATgaggaaaatatataaatcaaatgaaattagaaacaaaatgcTACAAAAGATGGGGCAACTCAAAACCTTCATTTTCTCAATACTTACTTTGGTTTTTGAtgttaattaaactaaactaaaatataaactcaacttaaaattaaaattaaatggaaaGCGAACcccttttaaaataaagtaaaatgaatcaaacaatttgatcaaattttcGATTAATAATTATCGcttctttttccaaataagTTATGGATATTACTACTAGTATTTGTTTTCATAGTAAActaaatagatatatatatatatttttatggtttatgATGTTGGAATCTTAGctaattaaataatcactCTAATAATATTCTTAATCCCTTCCTGATGGCATCAGTGAACACGGAAGTTACTTCAATTGCAAAACAAGAGTCTGTTTATTTTGTGAGATCTTCGAATTGAGCAGTTGGAGATGGAATACTAGGAATCCTCtgtactcttttttttttctttttgaacttATTCATTTATgctgtttgattttttaagatGCTTTGATACCCGTACGAAGTTCATGACTTAGAAAGTGTTGCCCTTTGTCAACGAGATTGGCAAAGGAATTGTAGGAAGGTAGATCAGAAGGGATGAAGGTCAATTGGGTTTAGAACTTTAAGAACACAGTTTGGTAGTCCATTTTCGAGCACCCTTTTAGAGCGAGCGGTTTTTGAATAGTTCTATGGACTTGGTTCTGTCTACAGCTTTTAAACACTTTACTCTTTCTTacttagttttgaaattggaaatcTCTATTGTACTCACTTTTAGGTGCTTTATTTGATTATGTCGATGaagaaattgtttcttatctaAAGAAACGAAGAAGTTTGATCAAATAGAGTTGGTATCACTTCAATCTAAAATAAGTCCACCATGTTTAAAAGTATGgtaactttttcatttttcaaattgtttttgCTTGTCCTCTTTCTTCAGATTTAACAATGAGTTGTGCTAGTTTATAACTAGGTCTGTTACAGCTCAAATgatttaagtttataaaagtGCAAGTATATAACTTAAAggttataatattttagttatctCATCTAAAATGTCTCAGATTCCAATTCATCTGCCTTCCTGCTATGTGATGatcttaaaaggaaaaagaacacCAATTGTAAAGCCAAGGAAAAAGAGTTCttgtctttttttcaattatttaccAAACCATCCGAACTCCAAAAGACTGGCTCCCACTTCGAATCTGTCGAGAAATGTTGCCTAAATTCATCATGATATTGTTAGTTTATGAGGAGGGTCCACCTTTCCCTCCATAATCCTTGTCGTCATTATTGCCACATTATAGTGAATATTCCATAGGATTTTGTGATACCCTCAGTTCTCCTCGTTGCAAATTCCCTTTTAGATTTCCATTCAAATCAGCCTATTGAAAACGTATACGATCACGCGGCCGATGGTTCAACTTTTTTCAAGCTTCAATTCCAAAAATTTGTCCTCATTTCAACAGATGACACAGATCTTAATCTTTTCACCATCTCCAATACTTTCCCCTTTCAATGGTTTCCTCCATAACTTGTGTTTTCAGAGTCATTGTGTCTTGATCCTCTGTTTCTCTTGGGTGTTCAATATGTTGATTTGTTagccattttcattttgggtGTTACAGGGAGGGAGCAGAGATGGAGGAAAAAGATAATTTGTTGTTCAAGACAACATGTGTGGGATAAATCATTGCTTCAAAGCAATAGTGGGTTTAGAAAAATTAGAGCTTCCAATTCAACAGCAGGAAGTTATGGCGGATCTGCTGAGATATCTAAAGGTCAACCGCTGGCATGGATTTCCACATGGCCAAACAAACAGGTTAGTAACTTACAATTTGCAGCAATCCCCAACCTTTCTCTCTCCATAATTTCAAATGatccttatttattttttgtttcctcaCCATTACGTTTCTCAGATGCTGATGATGCCTTTTAGTAAGGTCAACTCCAAATTTTGCATATCCCACACTCTTCTCAATTAAGTTTGCAATTACTTTTTATAACTTATTCAAAGACCcgcaaaataaaaataaaactttatatattctatagattttctcaaaagaaaaaaaaaaagaaaaagaaaaagaaaattgaatataaatgttttccggtgtgtttatatatactgactttttgaaaaaacaaaatccatcCATTTGGCTTATCTAACATTACATTTGGTTGAAggtggtgaagaagaagaatgaggataaggaaaaaaaaatagatcaaaCACATATTCATAACTTCACTCAACCATGACATTACCAAAAAAGtcatttcacatttttcttaaagaatgAGTTTGTCATGTTATTAGTTGTTCTTTTAGAAGCCTATATtttaattgcatttttttttaaatggtttatCTAAGTAAAGTAATCAATGGTAGAACTGCACTCACAAGCAATGACTTTAATGGTAGAATTTTGGACATACTCCAAACTATAGCTTTTGATCTCAATTAGCCAATAAAATCTATCTAAGTGaacttatattaatatatattaatagacttggagaaattattttaaaaaacaaaactgttagaaaatatttataaatataacaaaattatgtagatggataaaaataaaataaaatttaaaaattgagtagattttatatagaaatgtagttaaacaaaattaatatagaaGGTGTGAgttaactaaaagaaaaaattaatatgaaagaCGCAATCAGTaacaaaatgaagagaaatagGAAAAGAGTAAGTTACGGTCACAATCTCAACGCATTTTCCTATTGCTTTAAAAACTCTCTCTTTGtgtggagagagagagatttgcagagagagagagagagagagagagtgattCCTCATCGGTGAGGTCATCCTCAAAACTCCACCTTTACACCAGTTTAACGCtgcttccattttctttctgtttctttctttctcctttaaCGCTTCCTTTCTACTtcacttttctctttattatttcGAACAAACTCACTCACCCCATTCTCTATTGATCCATTCCTCTCATACATTCCAATGCCCAGATCCCTCCATCGTCATCACCAtcaccatcttcttcttcacttaaCTTAGTCCTCGATTTTTCCTTGATATTATTTACAGACTCAGCCTTGTCATCAATACCCACCTCCCAAAATGAAGGGTACGAGTCGTTTCTTCACGATCGGCCTTGTTGCCGCTTGGTATTCCTCCAACATTGGGGTTCTCTTGCTCAACAAGTATTTGCTCTCCAACTATGGTTTCAAGTACCCGATCTTCCTCACCATGTGCCACATGACCGCCTGTTCTTTGCTCAGCTACATTGCAATTGCTTGGTTGAAGCTCGTTCCTCTCCAGACTATTCGATCTCGCGTTCAATTCTTTAAGATCTCTGCACTCAGCTTCATCTTCTGCATCTCTGTTGTCTTTGGTAACATTTCGCTTCGTTATCTTCCCGTCTCTTTCAACCAAGCTATTGGAGCCACCACCCCCTTTTTCACCGCTGTTTTTGCTTACCTGATGACCTTGAAGCGGGAGGCTTGGCTCACTTATGTCACGCTCATTCCTGTCGTCACTGGGGTTATCATTGCCAGCGGGGTATgaactcttctttttctttattttcccactaatttctttcttattctttgCTTGCCTAATTGCTGTCCTGTTTTATTACTTTCAATTATGGGGTTCTTTATGAGGAATTTAATGctcttattctttttgtttgactTGAAATTGGTAGTTTTAACGGTGAAACAGTTCCTTACCTAATACCTACCGTTTGTTGCGCTCTTTCCACTATACCCAAAGATGTACGTATGTATTCTGGAGTGGAAGTAGATGCTTTCTGTTCCGCGTTTTACAATTTTGACTGGGTATATCGTTATGGGAGTGGAAGTAGAAGGTTTATTTTccactttttacaattttgccTGGGTATATCGTTATGGGAGTGGAAAACTACTATTTCGACATGGGGTTTCGGTAATCATATATTTGGACTTGAGCTGAGATTGTTTCTTAGCTCATTGTGTGAGTTTAATGAAGATTCCTAGTCTTTATGTTTGTTGGATAAGGGTAAGATAAAATTGATGCTCcgtgtgtgtttgtgtttatttaatcAGTCTTTTAACAGTGTTAAGTTTCTCAATTTCTTATCTGGTTTCATTTTGTTCTATTGTATTGTCAATATAGTATGAAATTAAAGAGAGCACATGCTTTGTctcttacattttattatcatGGCAACAGGGTGAACCAAGCTTCCATCTATTTGGGTTTCTGATATGTGTTGCAGCTACCGCTGCAAGAGCTCTCAAATCTGTACTTCAAGGAATTTTGCTTTCTGCAGATGGGTATggatatttcttaaatttcacTCTTCTATTTAATATCAttgtacttctttttttcttttttaaacggTAAATTTCTAACATTTAATGTTCCTATACGGCCTTTGATCTTATACAGAGAGAAGTTGAATTCCATGAATCTTCTTTTGTATATGGCTCCTATGGCtgttgttttcttgcttcctGCAACACTTATCATGGAACATAATGTGGTTGGTATCACACTAGCGCTTGCTAGAGATGATATCAAGATCATCTGGTACCTTCTTTTCAATTCGTCGCTAGCATATTTTGTAAACCTGACCAATTTTCTGGTCACGAAACACACCAGTGCGCTGACCCTTCAGGTATATTTCCATTTTGGTTGTGTGCTGATGCTTTGCTACTGTTCATAATATGCCTGGATTGAAGTTAATTTATATGGAATcatatctttaaaaaagaCGAACTTGTTCACGGCTTAACTTTCTATATTCTTGGTTGATTTGAGATTGACTgcattgttaaaaaaaaaaaaaaaaaacaaaaagaatttgcATTGTTGAAGTGAAACATGATTATTCAGGTTCCTTGTGAGTGGGCAAAGGGTTTTACttataaactaataaattGTGATGAATTTAACTATTCACTATATTCGTAGTACTTTTTCTGTGTATGGGGCTCTCTCCCTATgattgtaaaatttgaaatcaagatCTTCTgctttaataaattaaaagcatAAGCAGATAAAAATAGTATAGTAAATTTAATCATCTGAAATATTTGTCAAGtctttattttgattagttGTTTGTATTTGGGCAACTGTCCTAGCTTTATCCTATTGCTGAGGCAGGTCCCAGATGGTTTTCAATTGCTCATCTGTAGGGacttattttttcatatcGAATGAAGGGGGGAACTTATTCTGATTTCCTCTTATAACCACTCACCTACTTTCTAATGACCTAGCGTGGGTAAAAGGATTTCACTTGTAGGGATCAACctccatattttttaaactttgatctTTAGTTTGTGAGTATTGTTAGATCCCACAGTTTTTAAAGGCCTTGAAATGTTCTTAACCCTAATATTTAACTTAGTAGGTAACCATTATTTAGTGATTAGAAATACAAGTATCAAACGAGAATTAACTTGATGATCATATCTTTGTAGCCTCAAGTCAAGCATTGATATACCCCATTTTTCTGCCAATTATATGACAAATAAAACGCTAAAGGGCTATGCGTTTGTTTGCAGCAACCGTGTCATTTTGTAGAAAAATACAGATGTCCTATCAATGTCAGGTACACACATGTACCTTCAGAATGTTCTAAGaattctcatttcttttctgtCTCTTTCAGGTACTAGGAAATGCAAAAGGAGCCGTAGCTGTCGTTGTTTCCATTTTAATCTTTAGAAACCCTGTCTCTGTTACCGGAATGTTCGGTTATACACTCACAGTTATGGGAGTCATTCTCTACAGCGAAGCAAAGAAACGAGCAAATAAAAGTTGACCAAACCAAAACTCAAAGTGAGTTGccattgtttgttttgtttccgAATCAAATGGGAAATCTACTTGCAGCAAAGGGCACCAATGCTTATTAGTGCCATAAAATTTTTTGCcctttgtttttatgtttgcCTTTTTTTTACTCAGAAgcatagaaaaaaaaggcttCTTCTATATTGTATTAGCAACAAAGGGGGGAATAGTTTAGGAATAGAAAGTTCAAAATAAGTGAGACAACGTAAGTCTGTAACTCAGGTTGAGCTATGGAGGAATATTATCATTCTTTCAGGATCAGGAGAAGGCATTGTATAATTGGATGGCTAcacaatcatttttctattaacatttgttatatttgttaattaatgaaaaaaaaaaaaaaaaaaaaaaaccatcacTCTCTTGCTGTCTCTCCCAGCCCCTCCTGCCAACGCTTTAGGCTCACTTTCTCTCATAATTCAAACTTGATTTCAATGGTGACGCTTTGACGTTCACAATAATACAGAAAAAATAAGGATCAGAGGGAAATCTGGAACCAATTGGGGAAATGTAGAGCTAAAGCACCagcaaataaacaaataattctaaaaactaaTAAGCTTTTTCCCCATGATTTTAACATATGgccatttttttgtttgtttgagtTCGATGGCACATGGAGGTTGGAGTATTGAGGGAGGTTGAGTATTGAGTAGAATCATACTTCTAACTTTTTGATCAAGAGTATTAGTTGAATTATACTAGGTTGGCAGCTTGCACAAACTTTTTAGAatcactttttcaaaaatgttaaaagacTTAAAAGTGTTCGTccaaatagcaaaaatagaaatatttcaaagttAATTGGTCAATGAGAATGACAATGATGATGCTATTCTTGGTAACAACGCAAAATAAAGGCTTACTCGGTTGGATATGTTTGATTGTTTCACCATCACCTAAACTCTTTAATGTGTATGAAACAATCCAGCCAACACTTTCAACTATCCTCACCCATGgccaatttcctttttcatgaCGGTTGCCtatcaacttttcttttgttggtcATTTTTCTGTGATCGTtgacttattattttttgttgttttgtgaTAATTGTTATTGGTCAACTTTTGTCAATCATTTTTCTGTGACTATTATCGGTCAACATCTGATTATCATTTTATAGTGACTGTTCCATTCACCTTAAACCAACATCCTCGATGATCATTGTCGAACTGTCAAACTGCTCCACGGACAAATTctatatgtgtatgtgtgtatatatattctacTCTAttacaaatcaaacaaatttttacctaataacactttttttttttgtcaaacacttgttttcttttccaggagttttttaaaaaaacatgtattttttaaaaatatttttttatcaagttATTCCAAACCAACCCTAAGTAAATTATGCACACTGGCCATTGAGATTTACCCTTATtcattatttacaaaaatgtctACTGAAAAAAAGAGCTTGATTagaataaatttgtttgttttaactcacttttaaaatcattttttagcATTAACTTGTGCATGGCATCACTCACTTCCCTCACAAAATTGTGGTTAcactttccctttttcttcacaTTTTATTTCTAGCCCACAATATCTGCAGCTTGGTCTTTATAATCAAATCTCACTCCATGGTATATATTCAATGATCACGTGTTAGTTCCCATATATCATAATATCACATTGCCGAAAAAATCATTCCAGAATATGTTTCATCCCACCTTATGGTGTCCATTAGAAGAGAAATCTCTTTTTGTTGGGTACTCAATATGCAGCTTTTTGGGCTAcaggatgaaaaaaaaaccttacagCAAGATCAAGAGAGTTCCTATTCTCGCCATAAATACTTTTTCGTGCACGGAAACACAATGCATAATGCTCAAAACATGCAAATATGCAAGTCCtgaaaacaatatataagGTTTGCACCTCAAATATCGATCAAATTCAACAGTTTGCCCAAATAAACACATGAGCCGAAATGATggtaaacatatatatttttcctttacccTTCTTTCCCATCTCAATAccataaaaatttaagttaaacaCATTCATGTAAAATAGAGAGTTAAGTCCGAAACCgtgaatgatgatgatgatataaGAATTGGAACTTTAAGCTTCAGGAACCGGGGCAGCGGAGCGCTTCATGGATGCAGACTTGATCAGGTGGTTGTAGCTTCCCTTTTCCTTGAAAAGCTGAGAGAAGTGGTGTTTGCAATATAGAATACCCTCTAATGCTGCATAGTTTGATGGGGATAAAGCACACCCTCCATGAGAGCACTTAAAACAGGACTTGTGATAGGATTGGCTTTCAACCGTTACCTGCaagtatttttaataacaaattcatataatCCTCTATAAAACTATCTACTGTTTTTTCTGAAAGTAATATGAGATGAATATTTGAATGTATGCAACTAAGAATATTCACTGATCCCAAATGACACtgttcaaattttgtatcaCAGCTTTATAgcaaaacttataaatatttttaacattgaACCCAACTAATTAGTCTGCTCCAACAGATGTTCCCTCTTCCTTTTGTTGAAGGGGAAGAAGGGGACAATGAATTATTTGTCAAGATCTCAGTAGGTGGTTTACCTTCTCTAATGGATAGACAGTTTTGCCACAAGTAGCACATTTGTCTTGAGTACCAGAAAACATGCCAGCAGCTTTGCTAGGTGACCTAGTCTGCAACATGTTAGTGGTTACAAGAATCAGAGGCAATACACAGCATAATTTTATCTACTTGGAGAGAGCTcccaaatatcaaattacaaTTGATTACAACAGGAAATTACCAGCTCTGGGGTTAACTTCTCAGCTGACTTGGCAGCTGTTGAAAATAACACtcaaaaacaattaaacatGTGAAAGCAAAATTTTTGCGAAGTGAAACATAAATCTAActgaaagaagatcaaaacgTACGTGATTGgaaatttttgttgaaattgcCAGTCTCTTTGAAGAGCTGCTCAAAATGAGGCTTACAATACAGAACACCTTCCATTGAAGAATAATTGCTCAGCTGAAGGCAAGCAGAGGCCAGTGTTATAAACAGTAAGATAAAGTTccatctttaaaataaaaaccaccATCCAATCCTTGTAGAAAATCTCTTGCTATTGTTCAAATCAAGATCAGGAGttattgtatttaatattttacctCCTTTGAACAGTTAAACTATACTTGGGAACATTTGATATGTAGGTTGTGATAGATATACTTGAGGCAG
This DNA window, taken from Cucumis sativus cultivar 9930 chromosome 6, Cucumber_9930_V3, whole genome shotgun sequence, encodes the following:
- the LOC101218990 gene encoding O-fucosyltransferase 19; the protein is MTRRRVLEFDHEDGEKLGGVDVDVVKHVTSFRRHVHPHLRRPGFYAVGCLMLLAFSTISLFVKFMLLNSYEEMGVMMGKDRTRGRAANFIVVPQKTMYQTNNALSQEQDVSADLVKTIHPKLQVSEIWKEPESEDYYKCINVTKNEPWSDDETKGYLLARANGGLNQMKTGISDLVAIAKLMNATLVLPSLDHKSFWTDPSDFKDIFNWQNFIDVLRDEVHVLESLPSKLASIQPFDTAPVSWSKPRYYRVHMASLLKQHKVLRLTHTDSRLANNGIAEPIQKLRCRAMYEALRFNNNIEQLGNKLAERLRSNGKPYLALHLRYEKDMLAFTGCSHNLTEEEDEELMDLRFHVRHWKVKDINATQQRLLGECPMTPREVAVFLEAMGYPSDTNIYIVAGKIYSKDGITPLQDKYPNIFTHSSLATEEELQPMQQYQNQLAALDYVVAVESDVFVYTYDGNMAKAVQGHRRFEGFRKTISPDRTSFVNLIDQLDSGELSWEVFSSKVKELHKERMGLPYPRRPGKSSKLEENFYANPYPGCICHKSDDERHSSKKGSKS
- the LOC101206678 gene encoding LIM domain-containing protein WLIM2b, with protein sequence MSFIGTQQKCKACEKTVYPVEQLSADGVSYHKSCFKCSHCKGTLKLSNYSSMEGVLYCKPHFEQLFKETGNFNKNFQSPAKSAEKLTPELTRSPSKAAGMFSGTQDKCATCGKTVYPLEKVTVESQSYHKSCFKCSHGGCALSPSNYAALEGILYCKHHFSQLFKEKGSYNHLIKSASMKRSAAPVPEA
- the LOC101206922 gene encoding probable sugar phosphate/phosphate translocator At3g11320, translating into MVQLFSSFNSKNLSSFQQMTQILIFSPSPILSPFNGREQRWRKKIICCSRQHVWDKSLLQSNSGFRKIRASNSTAGSYGGSAEISKGQPLAWISTWPNKQTQPCHQYPPPKMKGTSRFFTIGLVAAWYSSNIGVLLLNKYLLSNYGFKYPIFLTMCHMTACSLLSYIAIAWLKLVPLQTIRSRVQFFKISALSFIFCISVVFGNISLRYLPVSFNQAIGATTPFFTAVFAYLMTLKREAWLTYVTLIPVVTGVIIASGGEPSFHLFGFLICVAATAARALKSVLQGILLSADGEKLNSMNLLLYMAPMAVVFLLPATLIMEHNVVGITLALARDDIKIIWYLLFNSSLAYFVNLTNFLVTKHTSALTLQVLGNAKGAVAVVVSILIFRNPVSVTGMFGYTLTVMGVILYSEAKKRANKS